From one Anopheles bellator chromosome 1, idAnoBellAS_SP24_06.2, whole genome shotgun sequence genomic stretch:
- the LOC131215637 gene encoding uncharacterized protein LOC131215637: MKHFNLFYILGVINFRYDATTATFTCREVSTIRKLCVHLILPNGVLLYIVLIGKSNILLSISSVQGVVFYGRIMTTVATMNIGLLLNYLHSSATQVKLLNDCLASIKNSERYMLRRKISPFYGSIIVLVLFTSHYTNYELNQYTYVELYAEELPELTFYVVFYFTEMVTVMTALYYACVLAVIRRSVQLDCEDLETSRRDCSRCCSPVNTHRHCWRTNECYFNRVHCLIERKRAFCCAFELQLLVITLNTFLVSFSIFYVNLNKVLLSTHDDWLQIYCRVTESMGFFSLLGALLLICYHTSNLHEEYVMDAVNYKNLMMKGMESIAPLGLFNLDMNFYFSTLAAIVTYLVILMQFREFEYSQSEMH; this comes from the exons atgaaacatttcaatttattctaCATTCTTGGTGTGATCAATTTTCGTTACGATGCAACGACGGCCACATTTACTTGCCGCGAAGTGTCCACAATACGGAAACTGTGCGTTCACCTGATTTTGCCCAACGGTGTGCTGCTGTACATAGTGCTGATTGGCAAAAGCAATATTTTACTAAGCATTTCCTCTGTGCAGGGTGTGGTGTTTTACGGTCGAATCATGACAACGGTTGCCACGATGAATATTGGCTTGCTTCTAAATTACTTGCATTCCAGTGCGACGCAGGTGAAATTGCTAAACGATTGCCTTGCATCGATTAAGAACTCGGAACGATACATGCTACGACGAAAGATATCCCCATTTTATGGCTCGATCATCGTACTGGTTCTGTTTACGTCGCATTATACCAACTACGAGCTTAACCAGTACACCTACGTGGAGTTGTACGCCGAAGAGTTACCTGAGCTAACGTTTTACGTGGTGTTCTACTTCACTGAGATGGTAACCGTAATGACGGCGCTTTACTACGCCTGCGTACTGGCCGTCATTCGTCGTTCGGTTCAGCTGGACTGTGAAGATCTTGAAACAAGTCGCAGGGATTGTTCGCGCTGTTGCTCTCCGGTCAATACCCATCGCCATTGCTGGCGTACGAACGAATGCTACTTTAACCGAGTGCACTGCTTGATCGAGCGCAAGCGTGCCTTTTGCTGTGCGTTTGAACTTCAGCTGCTCGTGATCACGTTGAACACGTTTCTGGTgtcgttttctattttttacgTCAATTTAAACAAAGTCCTTCTCTCAACGCACGACGATTGGCTTCAAATCTACTGTCGAGTGACGGAGTCAATGGGGTTCTTTTCACTGCTAGGGGCTCTGCTGCTGATTTGTTATCATACCTCGAACCTGCACGAGGAG TACGTCATGGATGCCGTTAACTACAAGAATTTGATGATGAAAGGCATGGAATCGATCGCTCCGTTGGGTCTTTTCAACCTGGATATGAACTTTTATTTCAGT ACGTTGGCAGCCATTGTAACCTATTTGGTGATTCTGATGCAGTTTCGCGAATTTGAATACAGTCAAAGTGAAATGCACTGA
- the LOC131206143 gene encoding large ribosomal subunit protein mL54: protein MNSWFSTVLPLFRRSLVIQSAVRNYATAKPGGALGGSKKKKLGKLGPVVEKKVIPVETDVNRLVNYVCGSNILKQGEDVKLKPNSEYPEWLWSIHVGAPLTLEQLDPDTKAYWRKLRRLALQRNNKLAKLKKF, encoded by the exons ATGAACTCGTGGTTTTCAACTGTGCTGCCTCTCTTCAGACGTAGCTTAGTCATACAAAGTGCAGTGAGAAATTATGCAACAGCAAAACCCGGCG GTGCGCTCGGTGgctcgaagaagaaaaagctcGGAAAGCTTGGACCGGTGGTGGAGAAAAAAGTAATTCCGGTCGAAACGGACGTAAACCGGCTGGTGAATTATGTGTGCGGAAGCAATATTCTCAAGCAGGGTGAGGACGTTAAACTAAAACCCAATTCGGAGTATCCGGAATGGTTATGGTCAATACACGTTGGCGCTCCCCTTACGCTGGAGCAGTTAGACCCAGACACCAAGGCATATTGGCGCAAACTCCGGCGATTGGCACTGCAGCGCAATAACAAATTAGCAAAGCTGAAAAAGTTTTAG
- the LOC131216206 gene encoding uncharacterized protein LOC131216206: MFRCFLVCLAVICYAHGAEEWKGSWFPKAPADLASEASGPIKGSPNAITNDEGTKTKDSERVAMGIANPECDDAKHGLEVDFDPYNITHSPVYMCLEPKADYKGDYNMDAVITERLVPPAYVANHKCMNSSIEYAERIPTYGTHRPLWPRYGEYRYVPPQRWLHSSEHGAVVALYHPCANKQQVDEMKQIVKSCLYRHIITPSLLPSRDRPFVLVTWHATLEFSILVRNIVESFIEKYALKGPEQTYRDGQYDHLLLNPAQVVSTLDDSVLCPKKQRD; the protein is encoded by the exons ATGTTTCGCTGCTTCCTAGTTTGTTTGGCGGTGATTTGCTACGCTCACGGTGCTGAAG AATGGAAGGGATCGTGGTTTCCCAAAGCTCCCGCGGACTTAGCATCGGAAGCGAGTGGACCGATCAAAGGCTCTCCGAATGCAATCACAAACGATGAGGGGACGAAAACCAAGGACTCCGAGCGTGTGGCAATGGGAATAGCAAATCCGGAGTGTGACGACGCAAAGCATGGGCTGGAGGTTGATTTCGATCCGTACAACATCACGCATTCGCCGGTGTATATGTGCCTGGAACCGAAGGCTGACTACAAGGGTGATTATAACATGGACGCCGTGATTACGGAGCGCCTTGTGCCACCGGCGTACGTGGCCAATCACAAGTGCATGAACAGCAGCATAGAGTACGCGGAGCGGATACCAACGTA CGGAACTCATCGCCCCCTTTGGCCAAGATACGGGGAGTATCG ATACGTTCCACCACAGCGGTGGCTGCACAGCAGCGAACACGGGGCCGTCGTTGCTCTCTACCACCCCTGTGCCAACAAGCAACAG gttgatgaaatgaaacagaTAGTGAAGAGTTGCCTTTACCGCCACATTATAACGCCGTCGTTGCTGCCTAGTCGGGATCGTCCGTTCGTGCTTGTAACGTGGCACGCGACACTGGAATTTTCGATCCTCGTTCGAAACATTGTGGAGTCATTTATCGAGAAGTACGCCCTCAAAGGGCCCGAGCAAACATACCGCGACGGTCAGTATGACCATCTACTGCTCAACCCGGCACAGGTTGTCTCAACTTTAGACGACAGTGTTTTATGCCCCAAGAAACAACGGGACTAA